In the Aggregatilinea lenta genome, TTTCTTCATACAGGTTCATGATTGCTTGCGCTTTAACAATATCCGATTTTGCCTGTTCGGTGATTGCCTTCAAAAAGAAGATAATCCAATCGTCCCAGGCCTGCGTCTCTGAAATCTGGTACAGGCGATCGATGTATTCGCTGCGGTGCGCTTCGAGATACGCACTGGCGTAAAAAACGGGCTGGCTCAGGCACTTCTTTTGATAAAGGAACAGGGGAACCAGAATGCGCCCTACACGTCCGTTCCCATCAACAAACGGGTGAATCACTTCAAACTGGGCGTGAACTATCGCTAGCTGGACGAGTGAATCTTTTTCGTCTGAATGAATGTATTTTTCCCAGTTATCGAGCAAGGGCATAATCTGCTCCGGCGGCGGCGGGACATACCGGGCCTGATCCTGATTTGTCGACATTCCGCCGATCCAGTTTTGCACACGACGGAATTCACCGCGTCCTCTGAATTTTCCCCGTACGCCATCCAGCAGAATAGAGTGAATTTCTTTGACCAGATTCAAACTGAGCGGGTAAGTTTCCATCCGCTTTACAGCATAATCTAATGCTTGGCGGTAATTGATGACTTCCTGAATATCGGCCAGCCGATTTTCCGGTGGCTCTCCGGCGGCTTCGTACAACAGCACTTCTTCCAGAGAGGCTTGCGTCCCTTCAATCCGCGAGGACAGCACCGCTTCCTGCATGGTCAAGGGGGACAGAAAGATAGCCGGGTTCACAATCGATCTCAGCAGCCCATCGTACAGACCTAACTGACGGTTCGCCTGTCCAATCCAGGGAGCCAATCGATCCCAACGGAGTTGATCCAGCGGCAGCTTCTGAGGATTATAGGGATCCATAGACGCCCTTTTTGAACCATTTCATACCCGGGCCTGTCAGCATCCTTTGAAATCCAGCCCTGCCGCGTTGCCCGACAGCCGCACTTTGGTCATGACCGCCTGCGCCACGTGGTCGAGCGTCGGCATCAGGTGGGCGCGCGTGACACGCTCCAGCCACAGCAGCCGCAGCAGTTCCGGCGCCTGCGTGATGGGCAGCATCAGCTTTTGGGGCTGGACGATATTCGTCGGCGGATCGAGGTAGCTGACCGATTCTTCCAGGCTCGGATAATCCCCATGCTTCACGAACAGCGCATCGCCTTTGGCGTCGAACGTGAACAGCCCGGCCTGCGCGCGCAAGAAGTCGTTTTCGCTGGCAGGTACTTCCACCAGCTTGATGTGCTGCGTCAGCATCGTCTTGTGCAGCGCGTAGACGACCAGGCAGTCGTCCGCGCCGGGATCGGGAATGCCGATGTCTTTCGCCGCGAAGAATGACGCCGTGACCGGGTTGCGCGTCCAGTCGAGCAGCCGCGTCGGGATGCCGTGATGCTGTGCCAGCGCCACTGCCGGATGCCGCCAGAACGCGGACTGACGTTCTTCGGGATGGACATAAACCGCAGAGTGTCCCTGTTCATCCCACGTTTCAGGAAAGCTTTCCGCAATGTAACGCGAGACGAACGAACCGATCTCATGCGTCCAGATCGGCAGCGGATCGATCTTAAATCCCAATTCGTCGGCGAGATCCGTGAATTCGTTGACCAGGGAGACTTCAGCATAAGCCTGAAGCACGACGGTCGTATTCCGCTCAACAAAAAGCTGTTGTTCTTCTTCGGTCAGCGGTCTAAGGGTGATGCGTTCTGCTGTGGGGCGGGGGAGCTTATTCCGTGCCTCCGCAAGGACAGTATCCCTGATCGTCGTCTTGACCTGCGCCAGCAGCCTGGTTTTTTCGATGTCCGGCTGCCGCCACGCGCTCGGCTTGAGCGGCGCTGCCGTGCCCTGCCCGCGAAAGATCCAGTCGCGCTGCCAACCGCAATCCGGCGAGCCGGATGGCGACGTGCCCCATTCCGGGTTGCTGAGGCGCAAGGCGTTCAAGAAGTCTTTGGCAGCGTCAAAGGGGTATTCAACAAACTGGACCATAGCAGCCACCGCTCACGCGAGTTGTTTCACTTGTCGATGCTGGCCGCGGGGGTGGGCGGTCGCGCCGGGACGCGCGGCTCCAGCCGGTCCAGCAGCGAGCGGTAGAAGTAGTTACGCTCGCGCAGGCGCACGAACTGGCCCACGCTTTCGCTGGCGCGCACGATCACCTGATCGCCCGATTCCAGGCTGGCGATCAGCTCGCCGTCGATGGTCAGCACGACCTCGGTCAGCGACTGCGGATCAACCACGACCTCAATCGTCGAGCCTTGCGCCAGCACCATCGGGCGATCCATGCTCAGATGCGGCGCAATCGGCACCACCAGGATGTTCTTCAACTCCGGGGGCAAAATGGGGCCGCCGACGGCCAGCCCGTAGGCCGTCGAGCCGGTCGGGCTGGCGACGATCAGGCCATCGCCGTGATACGTGGTCGCCCAGCCGCCGTCGATGTACGTTTCCAGCCGCACCGAGCGCGCAATCGCGCCGCGACTGATCACCACGTCGTTCAGGGCGTCACCGTGCGCCAATTCCATGCCGCGCTGCCGCACTTCACAGCGCAGCATCATGCGATTTTCCAGCCAGTATTCACCGCGCAGCAGCGTTTCGAGCGCAGTTTGCCAGTCTTCCGGGCTGATCTCGGTCAGAAAGCCGAGGTGCCCGGTATTGACGCCCAGCACCGGCACGTGCTCCGGCGCACAGACTCGCGCCGCGCGCAGCATCGCGCCGTCGCCGCCAATCGCGATGACCAGATCCGTGTTTTCGACCAGCGGCTGCGCCCGGCTGGCGTCCCAGGCGGTGCGCATCCACGTCTCGATGCCGTGCGCTTCCAGCCAGCGCGCGATATCCTGCGCGATGGGAGCCGTGCCCTGGCGGAGCGGGTGTGCAAGTATGCCAATTCGCCGGAATGGCTGCTG is a window encoding:
- a CDS encoding Fic family protein, whose amino-acid sequence is MDPYNPQKLPLDQLRWDRLAPWIGQANRQLGLYDGLLRSIVNPAIFLSPLTMQEAVLSSRIEGTQASLEEVLLYEAAGEPPENRLADIQEVINYRQALDYAVKRMETYPLSLNLVKEIHSILLDGVRGKFRGRGEFRRVQNWIGGMSTNQDQARYVPPPPEQIMPLLDNWEKYIHSDEKDSLVQLAIVHAQFEVIHPFVDGNGRVGRILVPLFLYQKKCLSQPVFYASAYLEAHRSEYIDRLYQISETQAWDDWIIFFLKAITEQAKSDIVKAQAIMNLYEEMKRRIPDLTGSRYAIQTIDALFRHPIFNVTDFMKTINAPRPSAVTMLNKLREGKIIMVLQEGSGRKPHIYGFRDLLSIILVSRNNP
- a CDS encoding FRG domain-containing protein; translation: MVQFVEYPFDAAKDFLNALRLSNPEWGTSPSGSPDCGWQRDWIFRGQGTAAPLKPSAWRQPDIEKTRLLAQVKTTIRDTVLAEARNKLPRPTAERITLRPLTEEEQQLFVERNTTVVLQAYAEVSLVNEFTDLADELGFKIDPLPIWTHEIGSFVSRYIAESFPETWDEQGHSAVYVHPEERQSAFWRHPAVALAQHHGIPTRLLDWTRNPVTASFFAAKDIGIPDPGADDCLVVYALHKTMLTQHIKLVEVPASENDFLRAQAGLFTFDAKGDALFVKHGDYPSLEESVSYLDPPTNIVQPQKLMLPITQAPELLRLLWLERVTRAHLMPTLDHVAQAVMTKVRLSGNAAGLDFKGC
- a CDS encoding NAD(+)/NADH kinase gives rise to the protein MQQPFRRIGILAHPLRQGTAPIAQDIARWLEAHGIETWMRTAWDASRAQPLVENTDLVIAIGGDGAMLRAARVCAPEHVPVLGVNTGHLGFLTEISPEDWQTALETLLRGEYWLENRMMLRCEVRQRGMELAHGDALNDVVISRGAIARSVRLETYIDGGWATTYHGDGLIVASPTGSTAYGLAVGGPILPPELKNILVVPIAPHLSMDRPMVLAQGSTIEVVVDPQSLTEVVLTIDGELIASLESGDQVIVRASESVGQFVRLRERNYFYRSLLDRLEPRVPARPPTPAASIDK